The following nucleotide sequence is from Candidatus Bathyarchaeota archaeon.
ACAACTTCTGCCTTAACCAGCCGTTCCTTGACAACAAAATCGGCCATACGATCAGCTATGCGAGACCATTCTTGTTTGAGCTTATCAAAGGGCAAACAAACAATTTCAACACCAAAATTCATCTTTAATATTTCAGCATCAGTAGAAGCTTTGCTGAAATCCTCTTCGTCGCCAATCACCCCGATTCTCAATCCCTTCAAATTTCTTAACAGCCTGTTCGCCTGAGCTTCCGCAACGATCTCTAATGGAGCAGCGTTCAAAGAATTATAAACAATAGTGCCTTTCCATCCCCCTAGGGCAATAAGCCGCTCCCGCGCACTCAACGCAGAAGGCAAACTATTATTCTCGTGATAAGCCCAAAGAATCGCCGACTTATTATTCATTAACGTCTTAATCAGCTCCGATGTTCCTCCACTTGCAACGAAGAAAACCATCGCATCATATTCTTCAGCTATTACAGGAAATTCTTCGATTTTTGTCACTGGTTTATCAGGTCCAAACACCTTTAATCCAGCTTCCTGAAGGAGTTCTCGTGCACGCTTTGAAGGTTCGATTGCCCGTTCAACATGGATTGGCGAAGCGACGGGAGCAACTAGAACAGTTGGTTGTTCCAACAGTGTCAACCTCAGTCCTATCTAGCGAGCCAGGAAATATAGCTTAAGCCTCATCTACCGCTTACTTTCAGAGGCTTCGGCGAAGCTCATGCTCTTATAACTTTATGTAAAAACAATTAGTAGATATGAATCTGGAGAGTTAACATTTTGCGTGAAATGATTCCAATAAACAAACCACTTCTAGGAGATGAAGAAGCTCAGGCCGTTATTCAAGTTTTAAAAAGCGGACTATTGACGGTTCAAGGCGGAGGCCCCTTTATATCTCAGTTTGAAAGAAAATTTGCCGAGTTTATCGGAGTAAAATATGCAATAAGCGTAACCAATGGAACAGCCGCCCTACATTCAGCTCTCCTTGCCGCGGGTGTTGGGCCAGGCGATCAAGTTATCGTCCCTAGTTTCAGTTTTATTGCGACAGCAGAGGCTGTTGCCCTCACTGGAGCTAAGCCAGTATTCGCAGACATAGATCCCAATACTTACTGTTTGGCACCAGAGGACGTCGAGGAAAAAATTACTCCGAACACAAAGGCGATTATCCCAGTTCACCTCTACGGCTTAATGGCTGATATGGATGCAATAATGGGAATTGCGAGAGATCACGACCTCACAGTAATCGAGGACGCGGCTCACGCTATCGGTGCCGAATATAAAGGGCGAAAGGCGGGATCCATTGGTGATATCGCTTGCTTCAGTTTTCATGCCACTAAAAACATGACTACTGGAGAGGGGGGCATGATAACTACCAATAATGCTGAGTACGCCGACACCCTGCAATTATTAAGGAATCATGGAGGACAAGAAGGATACAAATGCAAAATAATTGGACATAATTATCGAATGCCGGAAATCGAAGCTGCTATTGGATGCGTACAACTTACCAAACTCCCAAAGTTTCTTGAAGCACGTCGGAAAAATGCGGCAACCCTAACCAGTATGCTTCAAGAAATCCACCAGCTGAAACTCCCAGTTGAACCAGCCGATTATAAACATAGTTGGAACATCTATACCATACGATTACGAGTGTCCAACGCTGGAAGCAGAAATCGATTCGTAACAAAGTTGCGAGAAAAGAAAATTGAAGCAAGAGTATACTATTCAATTCCAATTCATTTCATGCCAGTTTACAAGGAAAAATACTGTGGCGAGGGAGAACGCCTCCCGGCGACTGAAACCGCTTGCAGACAGGTCTTCTCTTTGCCGATTCACCCAGCAGTTTCTGAAAGCGATTTGGAATATATTGCCACCACAGTCAAAAAGCTGTTAGAAGAAGCCCGAGAGTTATAAATGCTATCACCACAAGAAAAAGTAGTTAGTCCCTTGAAAACGTCGGTAAATTACATTATCGGAGTAAAATTGAATGGGCAAACTGACGTTCAATTTCCATTTCAAAATCATGTCTTTCGTATATAAATTTCGTGATTTCTTTTTATCTCCCAGAAATATCTTGAAAGAAGCCGAAATAAAACCTGATTTCACGTACTTGATTACGGGTGTGGTCATGGAAGCTACTCGATTGCTGCCGCTGAACTAGTAGGAACAAGTGGAAAAGTATACGCACTGGACATTAACCCCCTTGCCATTCAAAAAATTAAGAATACTGCCTTAAAGAAGCGACTAACGAATATAGAAACCATCCATCTGATTGCGCAACTGGATTAGAAAACAATAGTGTAGATATTATTCTGTTATACGATACCTTTCATATGCTAAGAGATCCAAATGGCGTATTGAAAGAGTTACATAAAGTATTAAAACCAAATGGGATTCTGTCATTCAGCGACCATCATATGAATGAGAATGAAATTATATCTAAGGTAACAAGTAGAAGACTATTTAGGTTGCTAAGAAAAGGCAAGAGAACGTATAGTTTCTTGAAAGAGAAATAACAATGGAAGACTTTACGCAGGCAGAATGTAATGAGCTTTCATATTGTTACCTTGCCAATGGAAGAGTTAAACACCGCGGACCTCCTAGCCCTTTTAGGAATTCACTTAACTCAACTTCAATCACATCGATACCATGCCGTTTGAGATTGGAGTTGGTTTCAGAGTTCTCGGCTGCCGAAATTACTTTTCCAGGTCTTAAGGTTAAAACGTTAGCTGCGAGATTTCCTAATTCCTTCCACGACGGCACTGAAATAATTTTGATGCCGAGAACTTGTAACTCTCTAATCAACCTATCCGGAAGCACCGGAATATAGGATAAACCAACATGTTCGTCTATTATGGTAAATACGGTATCCAAATGTATGAAGCCCTTGGATAGAGGAAATGCGAGTATCCGTTTAAAAATTCCCAGTTGACTGAAAAACTCTCTAATTGCTAAAACTGTACGTTCCGATTCCCCGATTGCGACGACTTCCTCGTTGATAAATACGAGATCTCCACCTTCAAACGGCAGGTCCGGACGCTGTTTATTTACGTCAAGTATAACAGGAATTCCCAACATCTTGAAAAATTGGCGAACAACTTTTTCCTCTCCACGTCTTGAAGGTAAAGCAAAGTTACAAATTATAGCACCCTTTTTTGTAACAACCGCTAGGTCACGACAGAAAACTAGGTTTGGACGCTCCACACCAGGTAAGGGAGGCATGTTAAAAACCTTCACGCCTTCTTCTCGCAGTACGCTGACAAACGTGGAATGCTGCTCGATCGCCTTTTGCACGTCAGGGGCAGCTATGAATAAGTTTTCTCTCGGATTTCGACGAATCGTCTCCAATTCTTCAATAGTAGGTGTATGGACAGCAATCGATTTCAGAGGTTTAACCTCTGAGTCCACACCCCATTCAACCATTAGAAAAAACCTCGGATTCAAATCAACAAAAATCGAAGAGCCTATTTAACTTATGGCAATTTTTGGCGTGTTAAAAATCAGTTTTGCAGAGTCTAATCAAACTACTCTATAAATGGAAAATTACATTAAAAATAATAAAAATTCAAGGCGTTTGAACGCTACGTCTTCTTAGCTTTCTTCACCCTCTCCTCAATTTCCTTTTGTAGGAAGGGGCGTACAGCATCCCCGTGGATTAAGTTATTGAGCTCCGCCGTATTTGACGGTTTAATACGGAGGAACCATCCTGCGCCATAAGGATCATCATGAATTATTTTTGGCTTCATCCGTAAATCCTTATTAACTTCTATAACAGTTCCGCTTAACGGAGCTTTGAGGCGCTCCACCCATTTCATTGACTCCACAGTTCCGAAGTCCTTCCCCTGTTCTAAAACTGTCCCTTCCTTAGGCAGTCGCACAAACATAATTTTGCCAATTAACTTCTGGGCAAGGTCATTAAAACCAATTTTTGCAGTTCCATCTGCCTCCATTTTCACCCACAAATTTCTATCCGTATAGTACAAGTCATCAGGAAGTTTGTACCCTTCGATTTCAACCAACTAAATACGCCTCCTTTAGCATTCAGCGAGTATTCGCTGCCTCTGCTTTTAATTTTTTCTCCGCCAATTTCTTGAGTGCAATAGACAAACCATAGATTATTGCTTCAGGCTTCGGTGGACAACCAGGAACGTAAACATCAACCGGAACCACCTTATCAGCCCCCCATGCGTTATCAGTCCTAGCTATCGAATAATTGTCATAGCCCTCTTCAACGTATATACCGCCGGCAATTGCGCATTCCCCGATTGCCATGACTATTTTCGGGTCTGGAGTTTGCTGATAAATCCTAAGAAGCATAGGCTCGGTGTGTTTGGGAACTGGCCCTGTAATGATGAGGACATCAGAATACCTCGGATTGTTTTTTAGCAAACAGCCAAGTCTCTCGATGTCGAATCTAGGAGTTAATGCGGCGGCAATTTCTATGTCGCATCCGTTACATCCGCCACAATGAGCATGTGTAATCCAAGGTGATTTCTTTCTAGCCCAATTAATAAGACCCATTTTCCGCTCACCTGATTCTAATACCACTTCCGGGTATGAGTGTCCATGGTGAAACTTAAGCTTCTCCGACAATTGACGCAATATCGAGAGTATTTCTCTAGGTCTGATTGAACCTCGGTTTTTATGTTTGCTTTAATGTTCTCCAAAACACGTTTTTTCATAATTTCTATTTGTTTATCTGGGAAAAACGTGTGACCGCAATTGGCACATTTGCTCATTTTTAGCTCGTTGTAGACTCTAAGAGACTCTTTTTCATATCCTGCTAGTTCAAATCTTTCTGTTAAGCGAATTGCATCTTCAGGGCAAACATCCTCACAACGTTGACAAAACGCGCATTTTCCATAAAAGATGTCAATGATTCTTGTGTCCTCGCCTTGCTTTATTCTAATCGCTTCAGTTGAACAGGCTTGGGCGCATGCCCCGCAACCAGTACATTTCTCTTTATCTATTTCTGGCTGCCCACGGTAGCCGTGTATTATGGTCGCCGGTGGACCGAAGGGATATCTTGTTGTCACACATCGGTGCAACGCCTTAATCATTTCCTTAAGAAGCAGGAAACTTGGCATCAAGTTAACCTCCACTGACAATCGCCAACGTTAAACCAATTAACGACAATGGTATTGGGATTTTTAGGTACCAAGTGAACGCTTGATCGATTCTATATCGAGCGCTTGCAACGTTAACAATTGTTAGAGCAAATACAACAATGGACGCTTTTATCAGTAAATTAATGACACACCATGGCATTGGAAAACCATCTCCTCCACCGAGAAAAAGATCCGCGAACAGAACCCCTGCAATGTACCAGAGCAAAGTTCGGGATATCTCGATCAAACCTAAGAACTTGCCGGAATATTCGGTGACCGTTCCGGCAACAATCTCTTGTTCAGCCTCGGGAATGTCAAAAGGCTTTAAATGAAGCTTTCCGACCAAGCAGAGGAAGATGGCTACAGCAGCAAATGGATTTCTGAAAATTAGCCACGAAAATCCTGATTGTTGACTTACAATTGTGGACAAGGATAGACTTCCAGCCGTAAATGCGATAGAAATGATGGCTATTGTAAACGCTGACTCATACGCTAACATTAGAACTGCTTCCCTGTTAGATCCAACCGAGCCGAATGGTGAGGAGGAGGACGGCCCACATGCTACAAAGACCAACGATGGAATGAGAAGTAAGTATAACAATGCAATCAGGTCTCCATAGAAAGCAATTGGCGCCGAAGAGGGTCCGGCTGGTATGAACATTAGCGTTACAGATATTGAAATAAAAAGAATAACGGACAGCCAAACGAATAACTTTCTACGCGCTGTTTTAGGAACAATCGAGGATTTTGAAAGAAGCTTAACTATATCGGCAAAGGGTTGGAACCAAGGTGGACCCCTACGATATTGCATCCTCGCTCGTACCTTTCGGAATAACCAATAGAAAAACCAACCAACTATGAACGCGAAAACTAAGCCTGGGTAAAAGAGGAAGTGAACCAAATAGTTTAAAAATGTCATAGTTTTGCATCACAACCTCTTACACTTTCTACTCAACTGCTCCAATGTCGTCGTATACCTTCTATGGGTTTTAATGTCTTCTAATTCAACAAGTCTATCAGTACAGCTAAAGCATGGATCAATGCTTCCAATGATAATTGGCGCATCGGCAATGGTTTGCTCTCGTACCATGTAAGGTATCGATGCATTGTTGTTGAATGATGGCGTACGCATTCTAACAGCGTTTGGCACATTAGTTCCGTTAGATGAAATGTAGTAAACCAGTTCTCCTCTTAATGCTTCTACTTTGCCAAAGGCGTCGCCCTCACCGAACTCAAATACTTCTGTGGATAACTGTCCTCCTACGCTTTGTAAAACATCAAGGCAATGCTCGCAAATTCCCAAAGCCTCCTTAATCTCCCCCAAACGAACTTCGACTCTAGCCAACACATCGCCTTCCGATCTAGTGATAACCTTGAATGGAACTTCGTCGTAGGCTGCGTACGGGTCATCCCGCCTAACATCGATATCAACACCCGATGCACGAGCGGTCGGACCGACAACGCCAAGATTAATAGCATCTTTTTTTGTTAGCACACCTACACCTTTTGTTCTCGCTTTTACGATAGAGTCGCTTACCACACTATTAATTGTAACCGCGAGGGATTTCTTCAATTCAGTAATCTTCGTCTCAATTTTTGGAATAATTTCCTTCGGAATATCGCGCCGAACTCCACCTATCGTATTCATCGCCTTATGAACTCTAGAACCAGAAATCATTTCTTGGCAATCCATCACGATCTCTCGATCTTTCCAAGAGAGCATGAATAATGTTTGAAATCCAATTAGATCCATGGCAACTCCAAGCCAAAGAAGGTGACTTTGCAGCCTTTCTAATTCGCACATGAGTGTTCGAATGTATCGAGCGCGGTCAGGAATATCTATTTTATTAATCATTTCTACGGTTCGACAAAATGCCGTACTATGAGCTTGAGAGCAAATTCCACACACACGTTCTGCGAGATAAATATCGCGCCAATAGCTCCGATTTTGCATTAACCGCATAATTCCGCGATGATTAAAACCAAATTTCATATCGACGTTAAGAATTCTCTCTCCATCAACTTGAAGCTTAAAAAAGGCAGTCTCAATTAATGCAGGGTGATAAGGCCCTATGGGGATGACACTTGCTAACATCGATTCTTTAGGCGGTCGCAGAGGGACCCACGATGCGTCTTGCTGAACTCCGGCGCTCTTTTCCTCTTCGAAGATCTCGGTTCTCGAAGAACTTTCCATTTTGGCCGGCCACTCGTAAGGTAGCATAAGATGCTTAAGGTTTGGATGACCCATAAATTGAATACCTAATAGCTCAGCTGTTTCCCTCTCGGGAAAACTAGCGCTCTCAGTTAGCAAAGTTAGGGATTCGATTTTGGGATCTTCCCGGGGAAGATTCGTTTTTACAACTATATGAAGCCCCTTTTCCCTATGATCTAGAGAAAAGGAGTAGAACAAGTCAAAGCCTTCAAGGCCTAAATCCATTCCCGAAAGCTGACATAGTCTCGCCTGAAAATCTGTTAACATGATTCTACAAAGATCCCGGATTCTGTTTCTATTAATTCGAATAAAACAACGATTATCAGCACCACGATAACTTTCGATAAAATCTGAGCCCAGAGCCGCTCGAAGCGCAACTTCAATTTCCGTCAAGGTTGTCATTTGAACATCCCAACTTTAACCAGCAATTAATCTAACCACATCCATCACAATGTTTGGAAACAGACCAAAGGCAACTATCAAAAGTGCGAGAAAGAGGACTGGTATTTGCAATACTGCGGGCGCTTCCTTAGTCCCTTTTAGTTGCTTAGGAATGCGTTTAATGAAAATCTTGTAGATGGCTTTAGCATAGAACAAAAATGTGATAACTGTGGTAATCATGCCGAATATAGGAAGAAAAGAAGCCAACTCGATTGAAGCCTCTTCAAGCATTCTTCCTGTGTAAAATCCAAGCAAAGGTGGAATTCCAATAAGGGTAAATGCCCCAATAAGGAATGCTATTGTGGTTAGTGGCATGCGCTTTGCAAGACCCCCTAAACTGTTCATGTCTCTAAGCCCAGTCTGGTAGATTATGGATCCAGCGCAGAGGAAGAGAAGCCCTTTTGCAAGGGCATGATTTAAAATATGTCCAAGATAGGCTGAGACGCTTAACGTTGTGCCTACACCAATCATGAGGACGATAAACCCAATCTCACTGATGGTGGAATACGCTAACATTCGCTTTATATCCCTCTCTAAGAAAGCAAACACTGAACCAATAATCATCGATAACAGACCAAACGTTACTACAGTCCACTTTAAGACTTCGAAGGCACCGAAAATTGGGAAATAAATAATCTTCGCCATCGCAAACGCGCTTACTTGAACTAACACCCCGGACAGCAAGCAACTAATAGGCGATGGCGCCTCGGCATGCGCCTTCGGCAGCCAAATCAACCCAAATGGAACCATGCCAGCCTTTATGCCGAAACCCAGAAAAAATAGAACCGCAGTCGATAGCACCAAATTTAAGTTAGTAAGATTAGTAACGCCAACGGAGATAACTCTAAGATCAACCGATTGGAACAGAGAGTAGCAGAGGAATATTCCAATAAGTACAAGAATGGCGCCAAAGATACTTAAAACTAAATATACAAAGGTCGCATTCAATGCCTTAACAGTCCGTCCATACAGAACAAGAATCGCTGACGATACAGTCGCAGCTTCAAGAAATACGTAAAGCAAAAGAATGTTGTAAGTGAGAGACAATCCAATCATATTAGCCACAAATAAAAAAGAAAGGAAGTAGTAAAGGTCTTGATTGCCATCCTCTGCCATATAACGAGTGGAATATATTACAGCGGCAAGTCCAAGTAATGAGATAACAGTTATAACAAATGTGCTAGCAGCATCCGCGTAAAGCAGTCCAATGGCACTTATTTTTCCAAGATTTATTGTTTCAGACATCAGTATAATGGATAAAATAAGGGTAACAAACATAAATCCAATTGAACAACCGTACTGAGCACGCCTTGAAACCTTACTAATGAATGGAATAATAAAAGCTGCCATCAGCGGAACGCCAATTGACATTACCAAAATAGTTTCTGTCATTTTGATTCTCCTCCACCCCTTTCTTCTTTGAGGGATAGGATAGAGATTTTCGGAACATAAATTTCATCAGACGATAAATAAGGCGGCTTCGCTGCGCCTCCGGTAAAAATGTCTATAAACTCAACTTTTCGCGGAAACAATGATGGGATAATTACGAGGAAAAGAGTGAAGAGCGCAGCTACAGAAACAAGCTCAGCGCATAAAAATAATACAATTATATTACTACTGAATATCGCTAACGCAGAGCCTATGACCAAAAGTATGAGCGCATATAACAATGGATACCTAACTTGGTTGCGCTTACTCACACTATTTCCTCCAGTTTTTCAACTACTGGGTAAACGGAGATTCGATGAATATCTAATCCGATATCCTCTGAAGAAAAGCCGAAACACAAAGCTACAAGCTCTGTAAGGTTTATCACCGGAATGAACTGCTCAGGTTCTAAAAACATGAACTGGGCTTTCTCTATCATGTCATAACAAGCTGGACAGACTAAAACTATACAATCAGGTTTTTTCTCACTTATTCCCTCCAACTTCACCTTAGCCCTTTGTTGAGCCGCAAAATCAGGATCAGCATAGGTTGACGGGACGCCGCAACATAGCCTCTCGGCATCATACCTCACAATATCTACACCTAGTGTCTTAACTATCTCGTCGAATTTCTTCGGATACTCTTTTTCTGTCTCCTTATAAAGCCGGCAACCGTACTGCACGACAACCCTCAAATCTCTGAACTTTTTTCCAAGATTTGCTTCAAGCTTTTTGAGCCCAATATCAGAGTAAAGAACTTCTATGAAATTTTTTGCTCCAACTTTTGCGTCATATCTTTTACCCAAAAATGCTAGGTCCCGGTTAACTTCATCTCTGAGTTTGACATCTTTTCTTAAGGCTTCGTACGTCTCTGTGAAGGTGCTATAGCATCCACTGCAAATCACGCAAAGCTCGTAACCAGCTGCCTCGGCGAGCGAAAGATTACGAGCTGCGATCCTGATCCAAGCATCATAACCAACGGCTCTTGAGACCTCTGGATCAGGGCAGCAAGTAGCGCCTTTCAGATCAATGAACTGAAAATCCAGTTTCTTCGCAATAAGGCGAGCAGCTTTCTCAACGAAGATCTGGGATGAGGGTATTAGACAGCCTAGAAATAATCCATATGTTTTTTTGTCATTCACCTAAGAAAATCCTCCTAAACCTTAGGTTCTTTACGTTCCCAATCAAAAGCAACTTTCTTATCCAATTTAGTCTGCTTTGCGATCACTTGTAGCTCGTGCAAGGCTTTCTCGTTCTTATAGGCGGTTGGCGGGGCTGCTTCCAATCCTATCCTTGATCTCTCCTCGACCCAAAAGTCAAGGAGCTCTTGAATGTGACCAAATTTAAGGAGATTTGTAATACCCCCCTTAAATGACAGAGGAAGGGGACTTTTTAAGAGACGACGTAGCGGAAAGCGCTTGGTTTCCTCTTCCGACATCATTTAATCCCCCGGAAACTCTGAGCCAGTTTACGAGCTTCTTCCCGAGGTAATATCTTTAGAGCCCCAGTAGGACAGAACTTTACGCATCTTGGGTCATAATTAAAGGATTTACAAAAATCACACTTCACCGCTACTCTTCTCTCAATATCAAATCTGGGCTGAGAAATTGGACATGCGACGATGCAGAATTGACAACCAATACACTTCAACGAGTCGATGAAAACAAGTCCTGTCTTCTCGTCTTTAATTATAGCGTTAACCGGACATGATGCTTTACAAATTGGATCATCGCAATGTGCACAATGAATTCCGATAAAATAAAATTGCTTGTTAGGATCCGGTATTATACTAATGTAAGACTTATTAAAGTCAGCGACCCCAAAGTGTGAGAAAGCGCAAACAACGTTGCATTCCATGCATCCTGTGCACTTTTCTTGATTGAAAATGAAGACTTTTTCCGGCTCGGCGGGTTTCCCTTCCAACGTGGTCACCGAAAGTTTTTCTTTAAAATTTTCCTGTCGAAGTAATATATTTTTCCTTTAAAAGGCTTTAACAGAGACCTATTCTATTTAATTGATGATGATTCTGTATTTTTAATGGAGTGGTATAAAATAGTATATTTTGGTATAAATTTTGTTTCATAGCTGTAAGACGCCTAAAAACCGAATAACGAATGATTTAAAAATATAACAAAACTACACTAGCCTACATTCGTGATGAGGATGTTAAAAGAACAAAAAATTTTAGTTTTCGACCCTCGGATATGCACAGGATGTAGAAGTTGTGAAATTGCTTGTTCATTTAAATTCTATAAAAAATGCAATTACGAGAAAGCACGTATCAGACACCGTTTTTTCCTAGAAAAGGGAACCTTTGAGGCTATTTACTGTCAACACTGCGAAGACCCCCTCTGCGTAGCATCATGTCCAGTTAACGCGATTAAAAAGGATGAAGAAACAGGCATCGTAAAAATTAATGGTATGAAATGCATTGGTTGCCAAAATTGTAACATTGCATGTCCTGTTCATGCACCACAATTTGATAAAGATAGGAAAATTTCAGTTAAATGTAACTTATGCGACGGAAACCCTGAATGTGTTAAATTTTGTTCTACCCGAGCAGTAAGACTTGTTGATAGAGAGGAAGCGGATAAACTTTTAAAAGAAATTTACGGTGCGTGAAAAAGCAAATGAGTAGCGAAGAGCAGATAGAAGAAACCTTATGCAAAGGCCTCGGAGAATATATTGTTAAGATTTTAAGACCACGAAAAAATCGGTTAGACCTAACGAGTAGAAAAGAAGGAATTCAGCAAGCCATAAAATTATTAGTAGAAAATTACGATGCCAGATTAATGACAATCTCGGCCGTCGATGAAGGATTGGACATCGAACTCATATATCATATGAGCATTAAGGACATTGTAATTAATGTGAAAACGAAATTCCCTAAAGAGGAACCCAAAATAAGTACCGTCACGAACATAATTCCTGGCGCTAATTGGATTGAAAGAGAAATCATGGATTTATTCGGAATTACTTTTGAAGGACATCCCGACCCACGAAGGTTAGTTCTAACACCTGAATGGCCTAAAGAAAAAACTCCGTTAAAGGGTCCTTTACGGGGAGTTGTGACACCATTCCAGAAGCCAACAGTAGAGGCTTTGCTTAATCAGGGTCAATTATTCCCAATCCTTGGCGTTACCAAAAAGCAAAGAGCCGAATTAAAAATGCCGGAAACACCTCCAACCACTTTAGTAAACGCTGAAGCCCTAGCCGATGTCCAAAAAATAGCTAAGGCTGTAAAATTCGATGAAAAGGTCGGCTTCGACTGGAAGCGAAAGAAATTGAGGTATGGTTAATGCAAACGGAAAAAACATATGCGGTGTTTTGGGGCTGCCAGATCCCCGCCAGAATCATAAATATCGAAGCGGCGACGAGAAGGGTGCTTGCCCACTTCAAAATAAACTTGCGAGAAATAGATGGCGCCTCGTGCTGCCCTGAACCAGTTGTCTGTGCCCTCCTAGACCGAGAAGTCTGGGTTGGATTAGCAGCAAGAAATATCGCGCTTGCGGAAAATTTGGGCTTGGACATGATGACAGTCTGCAATGGCTGCTATGAAACCTTGTTTGAAGCAAACCACTTGTTAAAGGAAGATGAAAACCTAAGAAATCATGTTAATGATGTGATCATACCGCTTGGTAAAAAGTTCACTGGAAAAATAGAAGTCAAGCATGTTGTCGAAATACTCCACAACGATATAGGAGTTAAAATGATCAAGGATAGCGTCTCAAAACCGCTTACCAATCTAAATGTGGCACTACATCCCGGCTGCCACCTATTTAGATCCAAAACACCATATGACGCAGCCCGAAAACCCGAAATGTTTGAAGCAATAGTGCGGGCTACTGGGGCGAATATTGTCCCTTATAACCTAGAAAGAATGTGTTGCGGATACCCCAATCGTATGGCAAGTGAAGAAATCTCACTTAAAGAAATGCTAGCTACAAAACTTGAAAGGGTAATAGAGGTAAATGCGGATTGCATAGTGCTGACCTGCCCAGCTTGCGACCTTCAATTCGAATACGGTCAAATCGAGCTAAAACGTAAATACAATCTAGATTATAAAGTACCCGTTATTCACGTACTGGAACTAATCGCCCTATCCCTCGGAATTAACTCTAAAGAATTCGGTTTGGAGTTCCATAAAATCCCGGTTAGCAAGATTTTAGAAAAGTTGAGGTGATTTTCACGTCCATCGTATTACCAATAGGTCCACATCATCCTATGTTAAAAGAGGCAGCGTTCTTTAAAGTCGAAGTAAAAGGTGAAAAAGTTGTAAGCGCCGATATGAGAATTGGATATAATCACCGAGGCATAGAAGATTTAGCTACCAAAAAAACGTACCACCAAAACATCTTCCTCTGCGAGAGAGTCTGTGGCATATGCTCACACTGCCATTCCACGTGCTACTGCCAAACTATTGAAGACCTCGCAGGAATCGAAGCTCCGGCTAGAGCCCGATATATAAGGACAATTGTAGCCGAGTTAGAGAGACTCCACAGCCACTTCCTCTGGTTCGGGGTTGCGATGCACGTCATAGGCTTTGATACCGCATTTATGCACATTT
It contains:
- the nuoB gene encoding NADH-quinone oxidoreductase subunit NuoB: MGLINWARKKSPWITHAHCGGCNGCDIEIAAALTPRFDIERLGCLLKNNPRYSDVLIITGPVPKHTEPMLLRIYQQTPDPKIVMAIGECAIAGGIYVEEGYDNYSIARTDNAWGADKVVPVDVYVPGCPPKPEAIIYGLSIALKKLAEKKLKAEAANTR
- a CDS encoding NADH-quinone oxidoreductase subunit H, translating into MTFLNYLVHFLFYPGLVFAFIVGWFFYWLFRKVRARMQYRRGPPWFQPFADIVKLLSKSSIVPKTARRKLFVWLSVILFISISVTLMFIPAGPSSAPIAFYGDLIALLYLLLIPSLVFVACGPSSSSPFGSVGSNREAVLMLAYESAFTIAIISIAFTAGSLSLSTIVSQQSGFSWLIFRNPFAAVAIFLCLVGKLHLKPFDIPEAEQEIVAGTVTEYSGKFLGLIEISRTLLWYIAGVLFADLFLGGGDGFPMPWCVINLLIKASIVVFALTIVNVASARYRIDQAFTWYLKIPIPLSLIGLTLAIVSGG
- a CDS encoding DegT/DnrJ/EryC1/StrS family aminotransferase, whose amino-acid sequence is MIPINKPLLGDEEAQAVIQVLKSGLLTVQGGGPFISQFERKFAEFIGVKYAISVTNGTAALHSALLAAGVGPGDQVIVPSFSFIATAEAVALTGAKPVFADIDPNTYCLAPEDVEEKITPNTKAIIPVHLYGLMADMDAIMGIARDHDLTVIEDAAHAIGAEYKGRKAGSIGDIACFSFHATKNMTTGEGGMITTNNAEYADTLQLLRNHGGQEGYKCKIIGHNYRMPEIEAAIGCVQLTKLPKFLEARRKNAATLTSMLQEIHQLKLPVEPADYKHSWNIYTIRLRVSNAGSRNRFVTKLREKKIEARVYYSIPIHFMPVYKEKYCGEGERLPATETACRQVFSLPIHPAVSESDLEYIATTVKKLLEEAREL
- a CDS encoding glycine cleavage system protein H — encoded protein: MVEIEGYKLPDDLYYTDRNLWVKMEADGTAKIGFNDLAQKLIGKIMFVRLPKEGTVLEQGKDFGTVESMKWVERLKAPLSGTVIEVNKDLRMKPKIIHDDPYGAGWFLRIKPSNTAELNNLIHGDAVRPFLQKEIEERVKKAKKT
- a CDS encoding 4Fe-4S dicluster domain-containing protein; translated protein: MTTLEGKPAEPEKVFIFNQEKCTGCMECNVVCAFSHFGVADFNKSYISIIPDPNKQFYFIGIHCAHCDDPICKASCPVNAIIKDEKTGLVFIDSLKCIGCQFCIVACPISQPRFDIERRVAVKCDFCKSFNYDPRCVKFCPTGALKILPREEARKLAQSFRGIK
- a CDS encoding 4Fe-4S dicluster domain-containing protein, which gives rise to MPSFLLLKEMIKALHRCVTTRYPFGPPATIIHGYRGQPEIDKEKCTGCGACAQACSTEAIRIKQGEDTRIIDIFYGKCAFCQRCEDVCPEDAIRLTERFELAGYEKESLRVYNELKMSKCANCGHTFFPDKQIEIMKKRVLENIKANIKTEVQSDLEKYSRYCVNCRRSLSFTMDTHTRKWY
- a CDS encoding NADH-quinone oxidoreductase subunit C: MTTLTEIEVALRAALGSDFIESYRGADNRCFIRINRNRIRDLCRIMLTDFQARLCQLSGMDLGLEGFDLFYSFSLDHREKGLHIVVKTNLPREDPKIESLTLLTESASFPERETAELLGIQFMGHPNLKHLMLPYEWPAKMESSSRTEIFEEEKSAGVQQDASWVPLRPPKESMLASVIPIGPYHPALIETAFFKLQVDGERILNVDMKFGFNHRGIMRLMQNRSYWRDIYLAERVCGICSQAHSTAFCRTVEMINKIDIPDRARYIRTLMCELERLQSHLLWLGVAMDLIGFQTLFMLSWKDREIVMDCQEMISGSRVHKAMNTIGGVRRDIPKEIIPKIETKITELKKSLAVTINSVVSDSIVKARTKGVGVLTKKDAINLGVVGPTARASGVDIDVRRDDPYAAYDEVPFKVITRSEGDVLARVEVRLGEIKEALGICEHCLDVLQSVGGQLSTEVFEFGEGDAFGKVEALRGELVYYISSNGTNVPNAVRMRTPSFNNNASIPYMVREQTIADAPIIIGSIDPCFSCTDRLVELEDIKTHRRYTTTLEQLSRKCKRL